A window of Gloeocapsopsis sp. IPPAS B-1203 genomic DNA:
TCAGGCGATCGCCTCTGCGTGTACAAATTTCAACGTTCAATTGGTAATTTCTCTCGGTGGTGGTAGCACTCCTGAAAGCTTACTTGAACTACTAGGCAAACCGCTTGTCGTTCAATATGCACCACAACTCGAACTTTTGCAAAAAGCGACACTAACAATTACTCATGCCGGATTAAATACTGCGTTGGAATCATTGAGTAATGGTGTACCAATGGTAGCAATACCCATTACAAACGATCAACCTGGTGTAGCAGCAAGAATTGCTTGGACAGGAACGGGAGAGTTTGTGTCGTTATCTCGTTTGAGTGTTCCTAGGCTGCAAAAGGCGATTCAACAGATCTTGACAAATGAAAATTACAAACAAAATGCACTTAAACTACAGCAAGCAATCCATCGTGCAGGAGGAGTGCGTCGTGCAGCAGATATCATTGAACAAGCTGTTCTCACCAAACAACCTGTACTGAATCATACAAGTTTTTGAATTTCAGTAGGAGTTAATTCTTGTACATTATCAAAAATAACTTTTGCGCCTGCGATTTTTAGTGTTTCAGTGTAGGCATTACGTCTTTGCAATGATTCTTGAACGTGCGGTGGTAAAATACCAACACCAATCCACATCCGACTCGGATCAAGCGATCGCGCTTTTTCTACTGTGTACATATCGGCAACTGTATCTCCTACATACACTACAGGAGTAAAATTGTCAAGAGCGTCACTTGTTAATTGTTGTACTGTTGCAATTAGTCCTGTCGGATCGGGTTTACTCGGTGCATCTTCCATCGCAACTAACACAGGAGATTGCAAACCTAAGCGTTTTTCCAACACATAATTTGCCGAACCTCGCGTCGCACCACTAAAAAATCCCCAAGCGATACCAGC
This region includes:
- a CDS encoding TIGR01548 family HAD-type hydrolase, which codes for MTQQSQLVSAIVVFDIDGVVRDVGGSYRRAIADTVEHFTQNAYRPSLADIDVLKSEGIWNNDWEASQELIYRYFEEQGQQRHSITLDYSTIVAFFQSRYRGSDPENWTGYICNEPLLLQSSYLNELSKAGIAWGFFSGATRGSANYVLEKRLGLQSPVLVAMEDAPSKPDPTGLIATVQQLTSDALDNFTPVVYVGDTVADMYTVEKARSLDPSRMWIGVGILPPHVQESLQRRNAYTETLKIAGAKVIFDNVQELTPTEIQKLV